From a region of the Streptomyces tirandamycinicus genome:
- the glnII gene encoding glutamine synthetase: MTIKAEYIWIDGTAPTAKLRSKTKILTGPAADVSELPIWGFDGSSTNQAEGHASDCVLKPVYTCPDPIRGGGDVLVLCEVLNTDMTPHPSNTRAQLVEVAEKFAAQEPIFGIEQEYTFFDGDRPLGFPAGGFPAPQGGYYCGVGSDEIHGRDVVEAHLEHCLQAGLGISGINAEVMPGQWEFQVGPLAPLEVADQLWIARWLLYRTAEDFDVSATLDPKPVKGDWNGAGAHTNFSTKAMREGYDAIITACESLGEGSKPLDHVKNYGAGIDDRLTGLHETAPWNEYSYGVSDRGASVRIPWQVEKDGKGYIEDRRPNANVDPYVVTRLLVDTCCSALEKAGQV, encoded by the coding sequence GTGACCATCAAGGCTGAGTACATCTGGATAGACGGCACCGCGCCGACCGCGAAGCTTCGCTCGAAGACGAAGATTCTGACGGGTCCCGCCGCAGACGTCTCCGAGCTTCCCATCTGGGGCTTCGACGGGTCCAGCACCAACCAGGCCGAGGGCCACGCCTCCGACTGCGTGCTGAAGCCGGTCTACACGTGTCCCGACCCGATCCGCGGCGGCGGCGACGTGCTGGTGCTGTGCGAGGTCCTGAACACGGACATGACCCCGCACCCGTCCAACACGCGGGCCCAGCTGGTCGAGGTGGCGGAGAAGTTCGCCGCGCAGGAGCCGATCTTCGGCATCGAGCAGGAGTACACCTTCTTCGACGGCGACCGTCCGCTCGGCTTCCCCGCCGGCGGCTTCCCGGCCCCGCAGGGCGGCTACTACTGCGGTGTCGGCTCCGACGAGATCCACGGCCGGGACGTCGTCGAGGCGCACCTGGAGCACTGCCTGCAGGCGGGGCTGGGCATCTCCGGCATCAACGCCGAGGTCATGCCCGGCCAGTGGGAGTTCCAGGTCGGCCCGCTCGCGCCGCTGGAGGTGGCGGACCAGTTGTGGATCGCCCGCTGGCTGCTGTACCGCACCGCCGAGGACTTCGACGTCTCCGCCACGCTCGACCCGAAGCCGGTGAAGGGCGACTGGAACGGCGCCGGCGCCCACACCAACTTCTCCACGAAGGCGATGCGCGAGGGCTACGACGCCATCATCACCGCCTGCGAGTCGCTGGGCGAGGGCTCCAAGCCGCTGGACCACGTCAAGAACTACGGCGCGGGCATCGACGACCGGCTGACCGGTCTGCACGAGACGGCACCGTGGAACGAGTACAGCTACGGCGTCTCCGACCGTGGTGCCTCGGTGCGCATCCCGTGGCAGGTCGAGAAGGACGGCAAGGGCTACATCGAGGACCGCCGTCCGAACGCCAACGTCGACCCGTACGTGGTGACCCGCCTGCTGGTGGACACCTGCTGCTCCGCGCTGGAGAAGGCCGGCCAGGTCTGA
- a CDS encoding DUF1996 domain-containing protein: MARTTRKRSTLANRAIAASAALILGGGGLIAVNVYASAGEGRQSPNRTQAAGQSVSTIDCPDVGNELKQVPKQERRNVDRELATLDTQITTAYQRFAELRQRIEQNPQYGQQQILTPLKNERTVILQRIAALIERGKAPKPQGLESMASCTLRADDEGQNQGGGQGQNGGNQNDGNGQGQNGGQGQDGGQNDGNGQGQDGGGQDGGGNAGQAGNGPEQSDFVEIQSVQPNAGDPRNRRGASRGVFTTSCGVNENGKFNPDNVIVAPGVANGAHHMHDYVGNQANDAFASDDDLAAGETTCVNQGDKSSYFWPVLRLQNGQQEADADADGGGKDQNVGEIQTPSQVTMDFVGNPRSKVTAMPRLLRIITGDAKAFVNGDANANASWSCTGFENRQLKDKYPICPEGSQVVRTFKFQSCWDGQNTDSANHRTHVAFAQANGACPNGFRAIPQLVQRIVYDVPPPVFDGANPSVFAVDSFPEQLHKPVTDHGDFINVFDENLMKKMVNCINSGRTCR; this comes from the coding sequence ATGGCACGCACAACACGCAAACGCTCAACGCTGGCGAACCGGGCGATCGCCGCCTCGGCCGCCCTGATTCTGGGCGGGGGTGGGCTGATCGCGGTCAACGTCTACGCATCTGCGGGTGAGGGCCGTCAGAGCCCCAACAGAACCCAGGCCGCCGGTCAGTCGGTCTCCACCATCGACTGCCCGGACGTCGGCAACGAACTGAAACAGGTGCCCAAGCAGGAGCGCCGCAACGTCGACCGTGAACTCGCCACGCTGGACACCCAGATCACCACGGCGTACCAGCGCTTCGCCGAGCTCAGGCAACGGATCGAGCAGAACCCCCAGTACGGGCAGCAGCAGATCCTCACCCCGCTGAAGAACGAGCGGACGGTGATCCTCCAGCGGATCGCCGCACTCATCGAACGCGGCAAGGCGCCCAAGCCGCAGGGTCTGGAGTCCATGGCGTCGTGCACCCTGCGGGCCGACGACGAGGGCCAAAACCAGGGCGGCGGTCAGGGCCAGAACGGCGGCAATCAGAACGACGGCAACGGCCAGGGCCAGAACGGCGGTCAGGGTCAGGACGGGGGTCAGAACGACGGCAACGGCCAAGGCCAGGACGGCGGCGGTCAGGACGGCGGCGGCAACGCTGGTCAGGCGGGCAACGGTCCGGAGCAGTCCGACTTCGTCGAGATCCAGTCGGTGCAGCCGAACGCCGGTGACCCGCGCAATCGGCGTGGTGCCTCCCGTGGCGTCTTCACGACGAGTTGCGGGGTGAACGAGAACGGCAAGTTCAACCCGGACAACGTGATCGTCGCGCCGGGTGTCGCCAACGGTGCCCACCATATGCACGACTACGTGGGCAACCAGGCCAACGACGCCTTCGCCAGTGACGACGACCTCGCGGCCGGCGAGACGACCTGTGTGAACCAGGGCGACAAGTCGTCGTACTTCTGGCCGGTGCTGCGGCTGCAGAACGGGCAGCAGGAGGCCGACGCCGACGCCGACGGCGGTGGCAAGGACCAGAACGTCGGTGAGATCCAGACGCCGTCGCAGGTCACCATGGACTTCGTGGGCAACCCGCGGTCGAAGGTGACGGCGATGCCGCGGCTCCTGCGGATCATCACCGGTGACGCCAAGGCGTTCGTCAACGGTGATGCGAACGCGAACGCCTCGTGGAGCTGCACCGGCTTCGAGAACCGCCAGCTGAAGGACAAGTACCCGATCTGCCCCGAGGGCAGTCAGGTGGTGCGGACGTTCAAGTTCCAGAGCTGCTGGGACGGCCAGAACACCGACAGTGCCAACCACCGTACCCATGTCGCCTTCGCCCAGGCCAACGGCGCCTGCCCCAACGGCTTCCGCGCCATCCCGCAGCTCGTGCAGCGCATCGTGTACGACGTGCCGCCGCCGGTGTTCGACGGGGCCAACCCGAGCGTCTTCGCGGTCGACTCCTTCCCGGAGCAGCTGCACAAGCCCGTCACCGACCACGGCGACTTCATCAACGTCTTCGACGAAAACCTGATGAAGAAGATGGTGAACTGCATCAACAGCGGACGCACGTGCCGCTGA
- a CDS encoding TetR/AcrR family transcriptional regulator, with protein MTTGVRRRMGVAERRQQLIGVALELFSRRSPDEVSIDEIAAAAGISRPLVYHYFPGKQSLYEAALRRAAEDLAHRFTERHEGPLGARLLRVMRRFFDFVEEHGPGFAALMRGGPAAGSGTTSAVIDQVRRAAYEQILGHLGVTDPAPRLRLVVRSWVSLAESTALIWLEGRDVPRAELERQLVHDFAVLVAVPAAYDEDMAAVLARIMRDEPADGPLGDLVGRLVALAPQAVSAASGPQSASAASGPQSVSAASGPQAVSEASAARVPQQRA; from the coding sequence ATGACGACCGGGGTTCGCCGAAGGATGGGCGTCGCAGAGCGCAGGCAGCAGTTGATCGGAGTGGCGCTGGAGCTGTTCAGCCGCCGCTCGCCCGACGAGGTGTCGATCGACGAGATCGCCGCCGCCGCGGGCATCTCCCGCCCGCTGGTCTACCACTACTTCCCCGGCAAGCAGAGCCTGTACGAGGCCGCGTTGCGGCGGGCGGCGGAGGACCTCGCGCACCGCTTCACCGAGCGCCACGAAGGACCGCTCGGCGCAAGGCTGCTGAGGGTGATGCGCCGGTTCTTCGACTTCGTCGAGGAGCACGGGCCGGGCTTCGCGGCTCTGATGCGGGGTGGTCCCGCGGCCGGCAGCGGTACCACCAGCGCGGTCATCGACCAGGTCCGCCGGGCGGCCTACGAGCAGATCCTGGGCCACCTCGGCGTCACCGACCCGGCGCCGCGCCTGCGGCTGGTCGTCCGGTCGTGGGTGTCGCTCGCCGAGTCCACCGCGCTGATCTGGCTCGAGGGACGGGACGTGCCGCGCGCGGAGCTGGAGCGCCAACTGGTCCACGACTTCGCCGTTCTGGTGGCGGTGCCCGCGGCGTACGACGAGGACATGGCCGCCGTGCTGGCCCGCATCATGCGGGACGAGCCGGCCGACGGTCCCCTCGGGGACCTCGTCGGCCGGCTCGTGGCCCTGGCGCCGCAGGCGGTGTCCGCGGCGTCCGGACCGCAGTCGGCGTCCGCGGCGTCCGGACCGCAGTCGGTGTCCGCGGCGTCCGGACCGCAGGCGGTGTCCGAGGCGTCCGCGGCACGGGTGCCGCAGCAGCGCGCCTGA
- the pulA gene encoding pullulanase-type alpha-1,6-glucosidase, with amino-acid sequence MTPPSRGRRRTVAAALAVAVCAALAPAVPAAAAKPPSPPSDARLAAEPARHELTREQFYFVLPDRFANGDRRNDRGGLTGSRLRTGYDPTDKGFYQGGDLKGLTKRLDYIKGLGTTAIWLAPIFKNRPVQGTGKDASAGYHGYWITDFTQVDPHFGTNRDLETLIDKAHAKGMKVFFDVITNHTADTVDYAEKAYGYRPKGAYPYLDKDGRPFDDRQGIPRGAVDTGSFPYTPVKGEGAVRKVPAWLNDPTMYHNRGDSTWAGESAEYGDFVGLDDLWTERPEVVEGMKRIYEKWVRDFRIDGFRIDTVKHVDLDFWTQWATALDDYAAKRGREDFFMFGEVYSADTAVTSPYVTRGRLDSTLDFPFQAAARAYASQGADAGRLAEVFADDYRYTTDKANAYEQVTFLGNHDMGRIGTFLKQDNPGAGEAELLKRARLANELMFLSRGNPVVYYGDEQGFTGAGGDKDARQTLFASKTADYLDDDQLGTDRTHADDAYDTGHPVYRSIAALSKLTREHPALRDGVQRERHAEDSVYAFSRTDAGKRGGPVEYLVAVNNATTGKTVTVPVDSAEFRALYGGSGTARAEDGKLTVTVPALSSLVLRATGPLAPPAAKPSLTLKAPAAGATGTVEISADVHDGQLNRVVFAAQVGNGAWRTLGTADHAPYKVTQHITAPAGTPLRYKAVAVDSLGRTASALAATTAGRVPPPEKPTAVERTHAIVHYKRADGDYDGARLKAAGTTAAFTGRDAWGAFAWVKVPAGTSSLPYTVEKDGAADGPQRTVDLGRTGEVWITQGQDGQLDTAPDGAYPPQDPKKAVLHYHRADGDYDGWGLHVWTGAAEPTDWSKPLMPVRRDAYGVTFEVPLAEGAGSLSYIVHKGDEKDLPTDQSLSFGSHGREVWMLAGQPAYLLPASGGAPSLDLSKAEAQFIDRDTVVWKVKATDATSQQLVYAPGGGIEVVDGALSDEGHWLRLTPSALTDAQKARFPHLKDFPAFTVDPRDRDRVEKALRGQLIATQRAANGALLAATGVQIPGVLDDLYAGQARKAALGPVFRKGRPTLSVWAPTARKVALDIGGRTVPMRRDDTSGVWSVTGPASWRGKPYRYAVTVWAPSVQELVTNKVTDPYSTALTTDSARSLVVDLADPKLAPEGWSTLRKPAAVPLKDAQIQELHVRDFSASDRTAKHQGGYLAFTERGSAGMKHLTSLARSGTSYVHLLPAFDIGTIPERKSDQSAPECDLKAYPPDSEEQQACVAKTAAKDAYNWGYDPLHYTVPEGSYASDPEGTRRTVEFRRMVQGLNGAGLRTVMDVVYNHTVASGQSEKSVLDRIVPGYYQRLLDDGSVATSTCCANTAPENAMMGKLVVDSVVTWAKDYKVDGFRFDLMGHHPKANMLAVREALDALTVEKDGVDGKKIVLYGEGWNFGEIADDARFVQATQKNMAGTGIATFSDRARDAVRGGGPFDEDPGVQGFASGLFTEPNASGANGTPAEQRARLLHYQDLIKVGLSGNLASYTFTDTRGRTVKGSEVDYNGSPAGYAAAPGDALAYADAHDNETLYDALAFKLPPSVSAADRARMQVLAMATAALSQGPALSQAGTDLLRSKSLDRNSYDSGDWFNPVHWDCRDGNGFGRGLPPAADNKAKWPFAKPLLTAPTLKPGCAEITGTSAAYRDLLKIRTTEQAFSLGTADKVQSALSFPLSGTDETPGVITMRLGELVVVFNATPDRRTQRIGALAGTSYGLHPVQAGGADAVVKSASYDGATGTFTVPGRTAAVFVRR; translated from the coding sequence GTGACACCCCCCTCGCGCGGCAGGCGCAGAACGGTGGCGGCCGCCCTGGCCGTCGCCGTGTGCGCCGCACTCGCGCCCGCCGTGCCCGCCGCGGCGGCGAAGCCTCCCTCCCCGCCGTCCGACGCCAGGCTCGCCGCCGAGCCCGCCCGGCACGAACTGACCCGTGAGCAGTTCTACTTCGTGCTCCCGGACCGCTTCGCGAACGGCGACCGCCGCAACGACCGCGGCGGACTGACCGGCTCGCGCCTGCGGACCGGCTACGACCCCACGGACAAGGGCTTCTACCAGGGCGGCGACCTCAAGGGACTCACCAAGCGCCTGGACTACATCAAGGGCCTCGGCACGACCGCCATCTGGCTCGCGCCGATCTTCAAGAACCGGCCGGTCCAGGGCACCGGGAAGGACGCGTCGGCGGGCTACCACGGCTACTGGATCACCGACTTCACCCAGGTGGACCCCCACTTCGGCACCAACCGGGACCTGGAGACGCTGATCGACAAGGCCCATGCCAAGGGCATGAAGGTCTTCTTCGACGTCATCACCAACCACACCGCCGACACCGTCGACTACGCCGAGAAGGCCTACGGCTACCGCCCCAAGGGCGCCTACCCGTACCTCGACAAGGACGGCCGCCCCTTCGACGACCGCCAGGGCATCCCGCGCGGGGCGGTCGACACCGGCTCCTTCCCGTACACACCGGTCAAGGGCGAGGGAGCCGTGCGCAAGGTCCCGGCCTGGCTCAACGACCCGACGATGTACCACAACCGGGGCGACTCCACCTGGGCCGGGGAGAGCGCCGAGTACGGCGACTTCGTCGGCCTGGACGACCTGTGGACCGAGCGGCCCGAGGTCGTCGAGGGAATGAAGCGGATCTACGAGAAGTGGGTCCGCGACTTCCGGATAGACGGCTTCCGGATCGACACGGTCAAACACGTCGACCTGGACTTCTGGACCCAGTGGGCCACCGCGCTGGACGACTACGCCGCCAAGCGCGGCCGCGAGGACTTCTTCATGTTCGGCGAGGTCTACTCCGCCGACACCGCCGTGACCTCGCCGTACGTCACCCGCGGCCGGCTCGACTCGACCCTCGACTTCCCCTTCCAGGCCGCCGCCCGCGCCTACGCCTCCCAGGGCGCCGACGCCGGCCGGCTCGCCGAGGTCTTCGCCGACGACTACCGGTACACCACCGACAAGGCCAACGCCTACGAGCAGGTGACCTTCCTCGGCAACCACGACATGGGCCGCATCGGGACCTTCCTGAAGCAGGACAACCCCGGCGCCGGCGAAGCGGAGCTGCTGAAGCGGGCCCGCCTCGCCAACGAGCTGATGTTCCTCAGCCGCGGCAACCCGGTCGTCTACTACGGCGACGAGCAGGGCTTCACCGGCGCCGGCGGCGACAAGGACGCCCGCCAGACGCTCTTCGCCTCGAAGACCGCCGACTACCTCGACGACGACCAGCTCGGCACCGACCGCACCCACGCCGACGACGCGTACGACACCGGCCACCCCGTCTACCGCTCGATCGCCGCCCTGTCGAAGCTCACCCGCGAGCACCCGGCGCTGCGCGACGGCGTCCAGCGGGAGCGCCACGCCGAGGACTCCGTCTACGCCTTCTCCCGCACGGACGCCGGCAAGCGCGGCGGACCCGTCGAGTACCTGGTGGCCGTCAACAACGCGACCACCGGCAAGACCGTGACCGTGCCGGTGGACTCGGCGGAGTTCCGGGCCCTGTACGGCGGTTCCGGCACCGCCCGCGCCGAGGACGGCAAGCTCACCGTCACCGTCCCCGCCCTGTCGTCGCTGGTGCTGCGCGCCACCGGGCCCCTCGCGCCCCCCGCCGCGAAGCCGTCCCTCACCCTGAAGGCCCCCGCCGCCGGGGCGACCGGCACCGTGGAGATCTCCGCCGACGTCCACGACGGGCAGCTCAACCGGGTCGTGTTCGCCGCGCAGGTGGGCAACGGCGCATGGCGCACCCTCGGCACCGCCGACCACGCCCCGTACAAGGTCACCCAGCACATCACGGCCCCCGCCGGGACCCCCCTGCGCTACAAGGCGGTCGCCGTCGACAGCCTCGGCCGCACCGCGAGCGCCCTCGCCGCCACCACCGCGGGCCGGGTACCGCCGCCCGAGAAGCCCACGGCCGTCGAACGCACCCACGCGATCGTCCACTACAAGCGCGCCGACGGGGACTACGACGGCGCGCGGCTGAAGGCCGCCGGGACCACGGCCGCGTTCACCGGCCGCGACGCCTGGGGCGCCTTCGCCTGGGTCAAGGTCCCCGCGGGCACCTCGTCCCTCCCGTACACCGTCGAGAAGGACGGCGCCGCCGACGGGCCGCAGCGCACCGTCGACCTCGGCCGGACCGGCGAGGTCTGGATCACCCAGGGCCAGGACGGCCAGTTGGACACCGCACCCGACGGCGCCTACCCGCCGCAGGACCCGAAGAAGGCCGTGCTGCACTACCACCGGGCCGACGGGGACTACGACGGCTGGGGCCTGCACGTCTGGACCGGCGCCGCCGAGCCCACCGACTGGTCGAAGCCGCTGATGCCGGTCCGCCGGGACGCCTACGGCGTCACCTTCGAGGTCCCGCTCGCCGAGGGCGCCGGCTCGCTCAGCTACATCGTCCACAAGGGCGACGAGAAGGACCTGCCGACCGACCAGTCGCTGTCGTTCGGCAGCCACGGCCGCGAGGTGTGGATGCTCGCCGGGCAGCCGGCGTACCTGCTGCCGGCGAGCGGCGGCGCACCCTCGCTCGACCTGTCGAAGGCCGAGGCACAGTTCATCGACCGCGACACCGTCGTGTGGAAGGTGAAGGCCACCGACGCGACCAGCCAGCAGCTGGTGTACGCGCCCGGCGGCGGCATCGAGGTGGTCGACGGTGCGCTCAGCGACGAGGGGCACTGGCTGCGCCTCACCCCGTCCGCGCTGACCGACGCCCAGAAGGCGAGGTTCCCGCACCTCAAGGACTTCCCCGCCTTCACCGTCGACCCGCGCGACCGCGACCGCGTCGAGAAGGCCCTGCGCGGCCAGCTGATCGCCACCCAGCGGGCGGCGAACGGGGCGCTGCTCGCCGCCACCGGAGTGCAGATCCCCGGCGTCCTCGACGACCTCTACGCCGGCCAGGCCCGGAAGGCCGCGCTCGGGCCGGTGTTCCGCAAGGGCCGCCCGACACTGTCCGTCTGGGCACCCACCGCACGCAAGGTCGCCCTCGACATCGGCGGCAGGACCGTCCCGATGCGCCGCGACGACACCTCCGGCGTCTGGTCGGTCACCGGCCCGGCGAGCTGGCGGGGCAAGCCCTACCGCTACGCCGTGACCGTATGGGCGCCCAGCGTGCAGGAGCTCGTCACCAACAAGGTCACCGACCCGTACTCCACCGCCCTCACCACGGATTCCGCCCGCAGCCTCGTCGTCGACCTCGCCGACCCGAAGCTCGCCCCCGAGGGCTGGTCCACCCTGCGCAAGCCGGCGGCCGTGCCGCTGAAGGACGCCCAGATCCAGGAGCTCCACGTCCGGGACTTCTCGGCCTCCGACCGCACCGCGAAGCACCAGGGCGGCTACCTCGCCTTCACCGAGCGCGGCTCGGCCGGGATGAAGCACCTGACGTCCCTCGCGAGGAGCGGCACCTCCTACGTCCACCTGCTGCCCGCCTTCGACATCGGGACCATCCCCGAGCGGAAGTCCGACCAGTCCGCACCGGAGTGCGACCTGAAGGCGTACCCGCCGGACTCCGAGGAGCAGCAGGCCTGCGTGGCGAAGACGGCGGCGAAGGACGCCTACAACTGGGGCTACGACCCGCTGCACTACACCGTCCCCGAGGGCTCCTACGCCTCCGACCCCGAGGGCACCCGCCGCACGGTCGAGTTCCGGCGGATGGTGCAGGGCCTGAACGGCGCCGGGTTGCGCACCGTCATGGACGTCGTCTACAACCACACCGTCGCGAGCGGCCAGTCGGAGAAGTCCGTACTGGACCGGATCGTCCCCGGCTACTACCAGCGGCTCCTCGACGACGGCTCGGTGGCCACGTCCACCTGCTGCGCCAACACCGCACCCGAGAACGCCATGATGGGCAAGCTCGTCGTGGACTCCGTCGTCACCTGGGCGAAGGACTACAAGGTCGACGGCTTCCGCTTCGACCTGATGGGCCACCACCCGAAGGCGAACATGCTCGCCGTCCGCGAGGCCCTCGACGCGCTCACCGTCGAGAAGGACGGCGTCGACGGGAAGAAGATCGTCCTGTACGGGGAGGGCTGGAACTTCGGCGAGATCGCCGACGACGCCCGCTTCGTCCAGGCCACCCAGAAGAACATGGCCGGTACGGGCATCGCCACGTTCTCCGACCGGGCACGGGACGCCGTCCGCGGCGGCGGGCCGTTCGACGAGGACCCGGGCGTGCAGGGTTTCGCCTCCGGTCTGTTCACCGAGCCCAACGCCTCCGGGGCCAACGGCACCCCGGCCGAGCAGCGGGCCCGGCTGCTGCACTACCAGGACCTGATCAAGGTCGGGCTGTCGGGGAACCTGGCGTCGTACACCTTCACCGACACCCGGGGCCGCACGGTCAAGGGCTCGGAGGTGGACTACAACGGTTCACCGGCGGGCTACGCGGCCGCGCCCGGCGACGCCCTGGCCTACGCGGACGCCCACGACAACGAGACGCTCTACGACGCCCTCGCGTTCAAGCTGCCGCCGTCGGTGTCCGCCGCCGACCGGGCCCGGATGCAGGTGCTGGCGATGGCGACGGCCGCGCTCTCCCAGGGGCCCGCGCTGTCCCAGGCCGGTACCGACCTGCTGCGGTCGAAGTCGCTGGACCGCAACTCCTACGACAGCGGTGACTGGTTCAACCCCGTCCACTGGGACTGCCGCGACGGCAACGGCTTCGGCCGCGGCCTGCCGCCCGCCGCCGACAACAAGGCCAAGTGGCCGTTCGCCAAGCCGCTGCTGACCGCGCCGACGCTGAAGCCGGGCTGTGCGGAGATCACCGGCACCTCGGCCGCCTACCGCGACCTGCTGAAGATCCGTACGACCGAGCAGGCGTTCTCCCTCGGCACGGCGGACAAGGTGCAGTCGGCGCTGTCCTTCCCCCTCTCGGGGACGGACGAGACACCCGGCGTGATCACCATGCGCCTCGGCGAACTGGTCGTGGTGTTCAACGCCACCCCGGACCGGCGGACCCAGCGGATCGGCGCCCTCGCGGGCACCTCGTACGGGCTGCACCCCGTCCAGGCGGGGGGCGCGGACGCGGTGGTCAAGTCGGCGTCGTACGACGGTGCCACCGGCACCTTCACCGTGCCGGGCCGCACGGCCGCCGTGTTCGTCCGGCGCTGA
- a CDS encoding carbohydrate-binding module family 20 domain-containing protein, translated as MASRSLAAALAVAAGLAAAVIAPPGAAQAAPPGTKDVTAVLFEWRFDSVAQACTGTLGPAGYGYVQVSPPQEHIQGAQWWTSYQPVSYKIAGRLGDRTAFTNMVNTCHAAGVKVVVDTVINHMAAGNGTGTGGSSYTKYGYPGLYSSWDMDDCTAQITNYQDRFNVQHCELVGLADLDTGEEYVRNKIAGYMNDLLSLGVDGFRVDAAKHMPAADLAAIKGKLTNPDAYWKQEAIYGAGEAVQPSEYLGNGDVQEFRYARDLKRVFLNENLAYLKNFGEGWGYMTSGKSAVFVDNHDTERGGDTLSYKNGADYTLANVFMLAWPYGSPDVHSGYEWTDKDAGPPNGGTVNACYTDGWKCQHAWREISSMVAFRNTARGQGVTNWWDNGADAIAFGRGDKAYVAINHETSALTRTFQTSLPAGGYCDVQSGTAVTVDGSGRFTRTLGPNTAVALHTGARDCGGGGGGSPASGASFAVNATTVPGQNIYVTGNQAALGNWNTGSALKLDPASYPVWKLDVDLPAGTAFEYKYVRKDGAGNVTWETGANRTATVPPTGRVSLNDTWRS; from the coding sequence ATGGCCAGCAGATCTCTGGCTGCCGCACTCGCCGTCGCGGCGGGCTTGGCCGCCGCGGTGATCGCGCCACCGGGTGCCGCGCAGGCGGCCCCGCCCGGCACCAAGGACGTCACCGCCGTCCTCTTCGAATGGCGCTTCGACTCGGTCGCGCAGGCGTGCACCGGCACCCTGGGCCCGGCCGGATACGGGTACGTCCAGGTCTCCCCGCCCCAGGAGCACATACAGGGCGCGCAGTGGTGGACGTCGTACCAGCCCGTCAGCTACAAGATCGCGGGGCGGCTGGGCGACCGCACCGCGTTCACGAACATGGTCAACACCTGCCACGCGGCGGGCGTCAAGGTCGTCGTCGACACGGTCATCAACCACATGGCGGCCGGGAACGGCACGGGCACCGGCGGCTCGTCCTACACCAAGTACGGCTACCCCGGCCTGTACTCCTCCTGGGACATGGACGACTGCACCGCGCAGATCACCAACTACCAGGACCGCTTCAACGTCCAGCACTGCGAGCTCGTCGGGCTCGCGGACCTCGACACCGGCGAGGAGTACGTCCGCAACAAGATCGCGGGCTATATGAACGACCTGCTGTCCCTCGGCGTCGACGGCTTCCGTGTCGACGCGGCCAAGCACATGCCGGCCGCGGACCTGGCCGCGATCAAGGGCAAGCTCACCAACCCGGACGCGTACTGGAAGCAGGAGGCCATCTACGGCGCCGGTGAGGCCGTCCAGCCCAGCGAGTACCTGGGCAACGGCGATGTGCAGGAGTTCCGCTACGCCCGCGACCTCAAGCGGGTCTTCCTCAACGAGAACCTGGCCTACCTCAAGAACTTCGGCGAGGGCTGGGGCTATATGACGAGCGGCAAGTCCGCCGTCTTCGTCGACAACCACGACACCGAGCGCGGCGGCGACACCCTCAGCTACAAGAACGGCGCCGACTACACGCTGGCGAACGTGTTCATGCTGGCCTGGCCGTACGGTTCGCCCGACGTCCACTCCGGCTACGAGTGGACCGACAAGGACGCGGGCCCGCCCAACGGCGGCACGGTGAACGCCTGCTACACCGACGGCTGGAAGTGCCAGCACGCCTGGCGCGAGATCTCCTCCATGGTCGCCTTCCGGAACACGGCCCGAGGTCAGGGCGTCACCAACTGGTGGGACAACGGCGCCGACGCGATCGCGTTCGGCCGGGGTGACAAGGCGTACGTCGCCATCAACCACGAGACGTCGGCGCTGACCCGCACCTTCCAGACCTCCCTCCCGGCCGGCGGCTACTGCGACGTCCAGTCGGGCACGGCCGTCACGGTGGACGGTTCGGGCCGGTTCACCCGGACCCTGGGCCCCAACACCGCCGTCGCGCTGCACACGGGCGCGAGGGACTGCGGGGGCGGTGGCGGCGGTTCGCCCGCCTCCGGCGCCTCGTTCGCCGTCAACGCCACCACGGTGCCCGGGCAGAACATCTACGTCACCGGCAACCAGGCCGCACTCGGCAACTGGAACACCGGCAGCGCACTCAAGCTGGACCCGGCGAGCTACCCCGTGTGGAAGCTCGACGTCGACCTGCCCGCCGGCACCGCCTTCGAGTACAAGTACGTGCGCAAGGACGGTGCGGGCAACGTCACCTGGGAGACCGGGGCGAACCGTACGGCGACGGTGCCGCCGACCGGCAGGGTGAGCCTGAACGACACCTGGCGGTCCTGA